The following are from one region of the Magallana gigas chromosome 6, xbMagGiga1.1, whole genome shotgun sequence genome:
- the LOC105320837 gene encoding 41 kDa spicule matrix protein — protein sequence MMRFSFAVCVSLALCGTIFAQINPQLTGQFRPGQVAGVPGQIGIPGQMGTIPGQQFNQMGMLPGQMGVNQFGSTFPGQFNQFGMGINNQLGRGPSLVPSGQFGGFTGSTMGFNQFGSTGFNTPFTNQFGTGLNQFGTGMNQFGTTGFNTGLNGLNNFNRLGQPNMMGQFPGQMNQFNSLNPGLRQPIGK from the exons ATG ATGCGGTTTTCATTTGCTGTGTGCGTTTCCTTGGCGCTTTGCGGAACTATTTTCGCACAAATTAACCCCCAGCTAACCGGACAATTCCGACCCGGGCAAGTAGCCGGAGTTCCCGGACAAATCGGTATCCCTGGACAGATGGGGACAATTCCTGGCCAGCAGTTTAATCAAATGGGGATGCTTCCAGGCCAGATGGGAGTTAACCAGTTTGGATCAACGTTCCCTGGTCAATTTAACCAGTTCGGAATGGGCATCAACAATCAGCTTGGCCGCGGCCCATCTCTTGTACCAAGCGGGCAGTTTGGTGGGTTCACTGGAAGCACCATGGGCTTCAATCAATTTGGATCGACGGGATTTAATACTCCGTTTACAAATCAGTTTGGTACTGGATTAAATCAGTTTGGAACAGGAATGAACCAGTTTGGAACAACCGGTTTTAACACCGGATTAAATGGTTTGAATAATTTCAACAGACTTGGTCAGCCAAATATGATGGGACAATTTCCCGGACAAATGAACCAGTTCAACAGTCTAAACCCCGGACTCCGACAACCAATTG gaaaataa
- the LOC105320836 gene encoding serine/threonine-protein kinase Wnk, translating into MEDRLIIIVLLLSSNIFAQVINQPQQVFQTNPQMQTFQAQGVPFQGVQASPNQISYTPFQTVPFPSTFNNVQQQSQVATQPQLSLGGQLQPLDQLTGNNLLQPNNPQQIQIQGTTFQAAPGTSLQPFVSAQPTPPATIDSNVQKTIQNTVEEAQKITQNAANQNSGTDSNGVVSKDTSLNGSIIRYNGKVFIAELNGQMVEAPALAHLVGRQIVNGQIITQDDSSMAGVRQNNVAATNGLMPPAMPPMNGPNPMNNMIFPNQQFLPPGQAPMQQQLPFPGQMRPNPMQNMLFPNRQFMLQNRQMPVQQNMIGQFSMQRPPMPFQQNPMLRRPPFMRPPMPFPRQPGGFRPGPPMRRFG; encoded by the exons atggaGGATAGATTAATAATCATAGTTCTGCTCCTGTCAAGCAACATTTTTGCACAAGTAATCAACCAACCGCAACAAGTCTTTCAAACGAATCCGCAAATGCAGACATTTCAAGCGCAGGGAGTTCCGTTCCAAGGAGTCCAGGCTTCGCCAAACCAAATTTCATATACGCcatttcaaactgttccatttCCTTCGACTTTCAATAACGTACAGCAACAATCGCAGGTTGCGACGCAGCCTCAGTTATCGCTTGGAGGCCAGTTGCAACCACTGGATCAGTTGACGGGAAACAATCTTCTTCAACCAAATAACCCCCAACAAATCCAGATTCAGGGAACAACCTTCCAAGCAGCCCCAGGCACGTCTCTTCAACCCTTCGTATCTGCTCAACCAACGCCACCCGCAACTATTGATTCAAACGtacaaaaaacaattcaaaacacCGTCGAAGAAGCTcaaaaaattacacaaaatgCCGCCAATCAAAACTCTGGAACCGATTCAAATGGTGTTGTTTCAAAGGACACTTCTTTAAATGGAAGTATCATAAGATACAATGGGAAAGTGTTCATCGCAGAACTTAACGGCCAAATGGTAGAAGCGCCAGCCCTGGCTCATTTAGTCGGTCGGCAGATAGTAAACGGGCAAATTATTACTCAAGATGATTCAAGTATGGCGGGTGTCCGACAAAACAACGTTGCCGCCACAAATGGATTAATGCCACCCGCAATGCCACCAATGAATGGTCCAAATCCCATGAATAATATGATATTTCCCAACCAACAATTCCTTCCTCCAGGTCAGGCGCCAATGCAACAGCAACTTCCGTTTCCGGGACAGATGAGACCAAACCCAATGCAAAATATGTTATTTCCGAATAGACAATTCATGCTTCAAAATAGACAAATGCCTGTGCAACAAAATATGATTGGACAGTTTTCTATGCAGCGTCCGCCGATGCCTTTTCAACAAAACCCTATGCTTCGGAGGCCGCCATTTATGAGGCCACCCATGCCGTTTCCTAGGCAACCTGGAGGATTCCGCCCGGGACCGCCGATGAGACGATTTG GCTGA
- the LOC105320838 gene encoding uncharacterized protein, protein MTTRKDTWDPLTKSLIDQTEWQLSQKLGNPCYTELPVLDDVIKRVLETGIVVITGKAGDGKTTLGLSVLRHFHNVCYSTPINLLNSNPHELHKILMTDKNCVLLMDDIFGKTNFEIKRFERWQPMLEELHSYKGFGNPDMRSVFIVITLRSNIYFESLRYLRSVKFSEHNIFATPYLVDLADGYRMDRLSKLEMIDNYSSCYQKTLSNQLRREISKTETPLGFPHLCKLFFKDISFFQKGLHFFEYPFELLVEHVKEMFDLHYDKFVTLCAVLLFSKDSCLPFQCVINKIEDLGELLAKFGQNAPNFEKLKINLKLLQGAFLSFDPSSSTYEFSHISIRETVFIVAGEKFIDVVLNRCKNSDLDLVCCDFSLTDKDSSTRVNKLVLRKEQYPNLFEKMYDEILQNPYESANLKIMHDKRFVNSLVLYYKQKSCMQYLIKKRYRSSDALRLVSRYQVDIGDHCPSLVLFCYRNPMLLSQIIDWYDSTNSWFRRERKFTLALAMGSDCPQVVEIIIHYGTVHDLPEHPFTQSVQIRTHPKYNRNPSQIDDLSFELVDYLSRKAQLSITKTNRHTDTVDEELLEYSKKLRIFERWPREKVEIAMEEACKQDNLGVFKFLLQNYNVDIKESHFRILIEADDECSRILEYALTVKLFTNAQNILALDTACRHGNYSLAKLLVADGTPIEDDVLQLVAGLTNANQDLIDLIFSSREWSSSLTEFALQTAFMKGNVEVASFLVEKGTRLTENCLVFAAYSPKAIPLFSILALVNDSSWSNEAVNKAIEIACMKHDFLLLECILSIKRTDQALAIASDFPENYKSEQILQNLLEQYHWTVEERRLAVSAACDKMNIAMFKLLKNHDS, encoded by the exons ATGACAACCCGCAAAGATACTTGGGATCCACTTACAAAGAGCCTGATAG ATCAAACGGAATGGCAATTGAGTCAGAAACTTGGCAACCCATGCTACACAGAACTTCCGGTGTTGGATGACGTCATCAAACGCGTTCTAGAGACAGGAATTGTCGTAATAACTGGAAAAGCAGGGGATGGTAAAACAACACTCGGTCTCTCTGTACTTCGTCATTTTCACAACGTCTGTTATTCAACACCGATCAACCTTCTCAACTCAAATCCACACGAGCTGCATAAAATCCTTATGACCGATAAAAATTGTGTGTTATTAATGGATGATATATTTGGGAAGaccaattttgaaataaaacgtTTTGAAAGATGGCAGCCAATGTTAGAGGAGTTACACTCGTACAAGGGCTTTGGAAACCCGGATATGCGAAGTGTGTTCATTGTTATCACTCTACGGAGCAACATCTATTTTGAAAGCTTACGCTATCTGCGGTCCGTAAAATTCAGTGAACACAATATATTTGCAACTCCCTATCTCGTAGATTTAGCTGATGGATACAGAATGGACAGGCTTTCCAAATTAGAAATGATAGATAATTACTCGAGCTGTTATCAAAAAACCCTATCAAATCAACTCAGAAGGGAAATATCGAAAACAGAAACTCCGCTAGGATTTCCTCATCTTTGCAAGTTGTTCTTTAAAGATATTTCCTTCTTCCAAAAAGGCTTACACTTTTTTGAATATCCATTTGAGCTCCTTGTCGAACACGTGAAAGAGATGTTTGACCTTCATTACGATAAGTTTGTAACACTCTGCGCTGTCTTGTTATTTTCAAAAGACTCTTGTCTCCCCTTCCAATGTGTTATTAACAAAATTGAGGATCTAGGTGAATTGTTAGCAAAGTTTGGACAGAACGCACCAAAtttcgaaaaattaaaaataaacttgaaaCTCTTACAAGGTGCTTTTCTATCTTTTGATCCATCTTCCTCTACCTACGAGTTTTCGCACATATCGATTCGGGAGACAGTTTTCATTGTTGCGGGAGAAAAATTCATTGATGTAGTACTGAATAGATGTAAGAATTCTGATCTAGATTTAGTGTGCTGCGACTTCTCTTTGACAGATAAAGATTCCAGCACCAGAGTCAACAAACTTGTTTTGAGAAAAGAACAATATCCAAAtctgtttgaaaaaatgtatgATGAGATACTTCAGAATCCTTATGAAAGcgccaatttaaaaataatgcatgaTAAACGATTTGTAAACAGTCTTGTGCTTTATTACAAACAGAAATCGTGTATGCAATATCTGATAAAGAAAAGATACAGATCTTCGGACGCTTTAAGACTTGTATCTCGATATCAAGTAGATATCGGAGACCACTGTCCTTCGTTGGTTCTATTTTGCTACAGAAATCCCATGCTGTTATCTCAAATCATAGATTGGTACGATTCGACCAACTCCTGGTTTCGACGAGAGAGAAAATTCACCTTAGCGTTGGCCATGGGGTCTGACTGTCCGCAAGTTGTCGAGATCATCATTCATTACGGCACCGTTCACGATCTGCCGGAACACCCTTTTACTCAGTCCGTACAAATTCGGACGCATCCGAAATATAACCGAAATCCATCTCAAATTGATGATTTGTCGTTCGAGCTGGTTGACTATTTATCAAGAAAAGCACAACTATCGATCACTAAAACCAACAGACATACAGACACTGTCGACGAAGAACTTTTAGAATACTCGAAAAAACTTCGAATATTCGAACGATGGCCCCGGGAGAAGGTAGAAATCGCGATGGAAGAAGCATGTAAACAAGATAATCTCGGCGTTTTTAAGTTTCTTCTCCAAAATTACAATGTTGATATTAAAGAGTCACATTTTCGTATTTTGATAGAAGCAGACGACGAATGTTCAAGAATTTTGGAATACGCTTTGACAGTGAAGCTATTCACCAATGCACAAAATATTCTCGCTTTAGATACAGCTTGTCGTCATGGCAATTATTCGCTAGCCAAATTACTGGTAGCAGACGGAACTCCGATTGAAGATGACGTTCTGCAATTGGTTGCAGGACTGACCAATGCCAACCAAGATTTGATTGATCTTATCTTCAGTTCCCGAGAATGGAGCAGTAGTCTTACCGAATTTGCTTTACAAACTGCGTTCATGAAAGGAAATGTTGAAGTGGCGAGCTTTCTCGTAGAAAAAGGTACGCGACTCACAGAAAACTGCTTAGTCTTTGCTGCGTATTCTCCCAAAGCAATTCCGTTATTTTCTATCCTTGCCCTAGTAAATGACAGCAGTTGGTCCAATGAAGCCGTGAACAAAGCGATTGAAATCGCGTGTATGAAACACGACTTCTTACTTCTGGAGTGTATCTTGAGCATAAAACGAACAGATCAAGCTTTGGCGATAGCTTCAGACTTTCCCGAAAACTATAAATCAGAACAGATTCTTCAAAATCTTTTGGAGCAATATCATTGGACAGTGGAAGAGAGGCGCTTAGCAGTTTCTgcagcatgtgataaaatgaACATTGCTATGTTTAAACTCCTTAAAAATCATGACTCGTGA